The Cryptomeria japonica chromosome 9, Sugi_1.0, whole genome shotgun sequence DNA segment aatGAAGAGAGTGGTGTTAACTCTTCTCTCCCATTTCCTCTGGTCAAGCATCTTTCCATTTACTTGAAGTATATCTCACCTTTCATTTTTCCCCATTCTCCACCCCCTCCAACTTTCATTTCACACATGCAGGATTCCTGAAAACAATCCAATGAAAAATCCATGTTATCATAAAGCAGGTTTTTGACAGATACCCCACAATGTATAAACACAGTGATCTGCATTGCGCTCTAAACATCAAATTTTTCAAAGCTAAGCAAGACCTAGATTGTTAAATcctcaaaacaaaaacaaaccaaaagaaaCTTACATGAAAGTGAAAACAAAACCTTTTTACTTCATTATCATCAGTTTGCTCCATTTAGTATCAGGTCTGACATGATGCACATTATCATTGTCCAAGTTTCGGTTTGCTCCATTTAGTATCAGGTCTGGCATGGTGCACATTATCATAGTGCAAACCCATTTTCCAGATTGCTCCATTTAGCATCAGGTCTAACACATTGCACATTATCATAGTGCAAGCCTTTTTTTCAGAGTGTTCCATTTAGCTTCACCAATAATTTCCGCATGAACATTGTCCCTGTTTAAAATGATGGAAACGAGTCACATCTCTCACAACAATTTCTCTTGCAGCAATCTTGGAGATAAATTTAATTGCAGAGTGGCAATCAGCACATACTCGAAGGTTTTTCACAACTCTAATTGTTGTTCCAGGGGGTGTGTTTAACAAACCAAATGCAATTGCCAATTTTTCACTATGGTGGCAGAGAAACgattctttttcctcctcttcaacATCATTAAGTAAATGTCTTGAATCTGGAAAATACCCTGCTGCTTTCATCTCCCAAGCCAATTTCTCCAACTTTGCATGGATCTCCTGTGTCTGTGGATGTGTCCTGTCTCCTGCACAAAAAGCATGTACCATTTTATGCtcttcaatccaactacatccagggatctttttaattcctctatctttcatcaatctccttaccaTTTGAACCTCCCCCCACATTCCCACTTCTGCATAGATGTTTGAGAGAAGAACATAAGTTGCAGCATTTTTAGGATCCATATCAAAAAGCAGCATCGCTGTAAATACTCCTAAGCCAATATTCATATGTGATCTACATGCACCAAGAAAACAAGTCCACACAACCACCAAAGGTTTAACTGGCATCTTAATGATAAAGTTTAGAGTGTCCTCAAGATAGCCAGCACGGGCAAGAAGGTCAACCATGCACACATAATGATCAACTGTAGCTGTAATGCAATAGGGGTTATTCATATGATTGAAATATGTACATCCCTCATCCACTAAACCTGCATGACTGCATGCACATAGAACACTAGAAAAGGTTAAAATGTCAGGATATGTTCTCCAGTGTTTCATTAATTCGAAAATTTTGAGAGCATCTttgcaaaatccattttgtgcatatcctgcaatcattgcattccatgagatgacatctctttgaggcattctgtcaaacagttcgcgtgccttgtctatgcttccacattttgcatacatgtctaccagagcatttccaactgtaatatctgacaaaaatcccccttccattatgctttgatgaatgtccataccctgttccaaagctcccgttttggcacaagcagggaggatgCTGGTAAAAGTTGTGGAATTTGACTTTACACCTGCCAATCGCATTTGCTTGAAaaattctaaagccttttcaacaaatccattttgtacatatcctgcaatcattgtattccacgagatgacatctctttgaggcattctgtcaaacaattcacgtgccttgtctatgcttccacattttgcatacatgtctaccagagcatttccagCTATATTGTCTGAGAAATATCCTCCTTCGATTATACTTTCATGGATTTCcatgccctgttccaaagctcccattctggcataggcagggaggatgctggcaaaagtCGTGGAATTTGACTTTACATctgtcaattgcatttgcttgaaagtttctaaagcgttttcaacaaatccattttgtgcatatcctgcaatcatggcattccatgaaaccacatttggttgaggcattttgtcaaacagttcacatgccttatCCATTctcccacattttgcatacatatccacCAGGGCAGTTGccactacaacatctaacaaaattcctctatcctttatgctttgatgaatgttcataccctgttccaaagctcctattttggcacatgcaGGGAGGATGCTGATAaatgttgtggaatttggctttacacctgccgaatGCATTTGCTTGAgaatttctaaagccttttcagcaaatccattttgtgcatatcctgcaatcattgcagtccatgagaccacatttctttgaggcattctgtcaaacaattcacgtgccttgtctaggcttccacattttgcatacatgtctaccagggcagttgtaactacaacatctgataaaattcctctatcttttatgctttgatgaatgtccataccctgctCCAAATCTCCTAGTtgggcacaggcagggaggatactagcaaaggttgtggaatttggttttacattTGCCGTTTGCAtctgcttgaaagtttctaaagccttttcagcaAATCCAGTTTGTGCATATCccgcaatcattgcagtccatgagaccacatttctttgagtcattttgtcaaatacttcacGCGCCTTATCTATGttcccacattttgcatacatgtcgacCAGGGcgcttgcaactacaacatctgacaaaattcctctatccgttatgctttgatgaatgtccataccctgttccaaagctccaattttagcacaggctgggagtacgctggcaaatgTGAATTGATCTGGTTGGAAACCTGTTCGTTGCATTTGGTGAAACAGTGTGACTGCCTCGTGAGGATTACCATGTCTTTTGTACGCTGCAATAATCGTATTCCATGAGACGCTGTCTCGTTCTTCcatattgtcaaacacttttcGAGCATCAAGCAAACTTCCGCATTTGACATACATGTAAAGAACCTGATTATAAAAAGTTGGGTATGTAGCAAATGCAAATCTCCTGTGAGCGATGGAAGAGTGAATTTCTTTCCCTTGTGAAAGCGCGTTCCTGAGAATGCAGTTCTGCAATAATTCAGGGGGTTTGTGTGTAGTAAGCAGAATGTGCAGAGCCTCCTTCAACATTATGTTGTGAGACTGAGATGAGTAGTGGATGGCAATGGCATTTTATGATTGTAAAAAGTTTGCAATGTTATTCAGTCTACTTCTACCGCAATTACTTTGCCAGTAGTAAGCATGGAAGCATTTTCAGTCTACTTCTACTCAAGATCAGGAAATGTTCACAGTAGTAAAAACTATGGActagaatcaaaatattcttcccTACCATGCTTCAATCTAAATCTATTTGCAATTACACACTTGGCTAGCTGTTGTGAATTCGATCTTTGACAATTTCTGAGTTCTGCCTTCTGTGTAATCTGAAAGTGGATCATCTGATCTCTCACCTGAAAAGGGATTGTATAGATTGTAATTAATGaaattcacatttttttttgtattgtcaAGCCATGCAGGGATTCCAAATCATTGAATTTGAAAAAATGATTGAAACCAACAGACAATTTGCCTATAAATAAAGTACCAAAACCAAATTTGTTACTATTTATTATCCATCGAAATGTATCTGAAGTGAAAGATTTTCTTCACTTTGTAGATGTTCCAgatgttatttggcatccaaaatgaatgcaaatgaattctTTTTATATGAGAATTTGACAACAAATCATGCAAATGTGTACATAGTCGGTTTTATGCATGAAAGATAAAGAGGACCAATTGATCAAATATAAATTTAGGTGGGTCAGGATAGCCCATGACTATGGGCTTGACTTAGGATcagatagaaaaaatggagcatgATAAAGGCTATATTGGGATTGGTATAAGGATAATTGTTTGTATCTAGATTAATAGGTCAATTATAGGAACATATACACGCAAGAGTAAGATATGTTGATAAACATAAGATTGTGTGTAGATAATGTTTAGATATGTAGGTAAAATGGGTTTGAATTTACACAAGTATATCATTTGTCATCATGTACATGTATCAAAATAATGTCACAAAATAGACACAAAACTAAATGGAAAAAATACCAAGATACATTTTCACTATTGTATTTTTCCCTCATTTTAAGATGTATGTGAATCATAAATGAATAATCCATCTCCAAGTATATAGCACTCACAAGCATGTATGTGTATTAAAGTAAATATTCAAACATACAAGGATAGCTAGATCCAATAACATAATGGACCACGTAGAATGTAAGATTATGTGGATATGAATATTGCATCTGCTATCTCCTAAGTTTCTTTAGTGTGTGTGCTCCCATGAAATCCTAAAAAATAGAGGAGAAAAAGATTCAATGAGTAGTTTCTAACTCACAAGATATATCACTtacataaaatgaaaaaaatagtgATCATGTATTC contains these protein-coding regions:
- the LOC131047004 gene encoding putative pentatricopeptide repeat-containing protein At3g13770, mitochondrial isoform X1; this translates as MLKEALHILLTTHKPPELLQNCILRNALSQGKEIHSSIAHRRFAFATYPTFYNQVLYMYVKCGSLLDARKVFDNMEERDSVSWNTIIAAYKRHGNPHEAVTLFHQMQRTGFQPDQFTFASVLPACAKIGALEQGMDIHQSITDRGILSDVVVASALVDMYAKCGNIDKAREVFDKMTQRNVVSWTAMIAGYAQTGFAEKALETFKQMQTANVKPNSTTFASILPACAQLGDLEQGMDIHQSIKDRGILSDVVVTTALVDMYAKCGSLDKARELFDRMPQRNVVSWTAMIAGYAQNGFAEKALEILKQMHSAGVKPNSTTFISILPACAKIGALEQGMNIHQSIKDRGILLDVVVATALVDMYAKCGRMDKACELFDKMPQPNVVSWNAMIAGYAQNGFVENALETFKQMQLTDVKSNSTTFASILPAYARMGALEQGMEIHESIIEGGYFSDNIAGNALVDMYAKCGSIDKARELFDRMPQRDVISWNTMIAGYVQNGFVEKALEFFKQMRLAGVKSNSTTFTSILPACAKTGALEQGMDIHQSIMEGGFLSDITVGNALVDMYAKCGSIDKARELFDRMPQRDVISWNAMIAGYAQNGFCKDALKIFELMKHWRTYPDILTFSSVLCACSHAGLVDEGCTYFNHMNNPYCITATVDHYVCMVDLLARAGYLEDTLNFIIKMPVKPLVVVWTCFLGACRSHMNIGLGVFTAMLLFDMDPKNAATYVLLSNIYAEVGMWGEVQMVRRLMKDRGIKKIPGCSWIEEHKMVHAFCAGDRTHPQTQEIHAKLEKLAWEMKAAGYFPDSRHLLNDVEEEEKESFLCHHSEKLAIAFGLLNTPPGTTIRVVKNLRVCADCHSAIKFISKIAAREIVVRDVTRFHHFKQGQCSCGNYW
- the LOC131047004 gene encoding pentatricopeptide repeat-containing protein At4g13650 isoform X2, which gives rise to MLKEALHILLTTHKPPELLQNCILRNALSQGKEIHSSIAHRRFAFATYPTFYNQVLYMYVKCGSLLDARKVFDNMEERDSVSWNTIIAAYKRHGNPHEAVTLFHQMQRTGFQPDQFTFASVLPACAKIGALEQGMDIHQSITDRGILSDVVVASALVDMYAKCGNIDKAREVFDKMTQRNVVSWTAMIAGYAQTGFAEKALETFKQMQTANVKPNSTTFASILPACAQLGDLEQGMDIHQSIKDRGILSDVVVTTALVDMYAKCGSLDKARELFDRMPQRNVVSWTAMIAGYAQNGFAEKALEILKQMHSAGVKPNSTTFISILPACAKIGALEQGMNIHQSIKDRGILLDVVVATALVDMYAKCGRMDKACELFDKMPQPNVVSWNAMIAGYAQNGFVENALETFKQMQLTDVKSNSTTFASILPAYARMGALEQGMEIHESIIEGGYFSDNIAGNALVDMYAKCGSIDKARELFDRMPQRDVISWNTMIAGYVQNGFVEKALEFFKQMRLAGVKSNSTTFTSILPACAKTGALEQGMDIHQSIMEGGFLSDITVGNALVDMYAKCGSIDKARELFDRMPQRDVISWNAMIAGYAQNGFCKDALKIFELMKHWRTYPDILTFSSVLCACSHAGLVDEGCTYFNHMNNPYCITATVDHYVCMVDLLARAGYLEDTLNFIIKMPVKPLVVVWTCFLGACRSHMNIGLGVFTAMLLFDMDPKNAATYVLLSNIYAEVGMWGEVQMETGHIHRHRRSMQSWRNWLGR